GGAGAGATCTGTTGATCGCCAGCGTCAAAGGCAGTTTTATGGTAAAACGGGTACCTTTGCCTTGCACTGTTTCTATATCAATGATGCCGTTAATTTTTTCAATATGGTTGCGTACAATATCCATGCCGACGCCCCTGCCGGATACATCGCTGATAGTTTTAGCAGTAGAAAAACCCGGCAGGAAGATCAGGTTGATGGCCTCGCGTTCACTGAGTCTGGCAGCCGTGTCAGGTGAAATGAGACCTTTTTCTACGGCTTTCCTGCGCAGCTTATCAGCATCAATCCCCCGACCGTCATCTTCAACGGTAATGATGATTTGGTTCTCCCGGTGGAACGCATTCAACCGCACGGTGCCTTGCACCGGTTTCCCCAGGGCTTTTCTCTCCTCCGGGGATTCAATGCCGTGGTCAATGGAGTTGCGCAACAGGTGAATCAAAGGGTCGCCAATCTCCTCGATGACAGTCCTGTCCAGCTCCGTTTCCCGGCCTTCAACGATAAAGTCTACCTCTTTACCCGCCTTTTGCGCCAAATCCCTGACCATGCGGGGAAAGCGGTTGAAAACTTGCTCGATGGGGAACATCCTGGCCTTCATAATCTCTTCCTGCAAATCGGTGGTAATCCTGCCGATATGGACAGATACCTCCTCCATGGTTTCAACCATATCCTGGTTACCCAATTTATTCTTCAGTCCCTGGCCCACATCCAAAAGGCGGGTCCGGTCAATCACCAGCTCGCCGACCAGGTTCATCAAATTCTCCAGGCGCTGTACATCAACCCTTACCGTTTGGGTCACTTTTGCAGCCGCCGCGCTGCCTTGGAAGGCTTTTTTCCCGCCGGTAGATCCTACTGCGCTCTTTTCGCTTATCACCGGGTCAGCAGCCTTGTTCTCCTGTTCCGTAACTACCGGTACGACAGCCACACTATCAATTTCTGAAACTGATTTTATAATATTAGCAACGGTATCAGCATCCTCCCGGCTGATGAGCACCAGCTCAAAAGTACGGTCAAACTTCTCTTCTTCAATTTCCTGAATAGATGGAATGGTTTTAATGACTTCTCCCGCATCTTTGAGGTTATTAAATACAATATATGCCCTGGGAGCTTTCATCAGGCAGTCTTCAGCAAGCTTAACCGCCACATGCCAAATGTGGTAGCCTTTAACTTCCGCAGAATTAATCACGTTTTTTTCAATATCGTCCAGTTCCAAAGCGCTCACCTTTACCTGCTCGGTCTGAATTTCCGTCGCCCGCTTATCTACAGCCGGCGAGACAGGTTCTGCAGGAAGCGTTTCAATTACCACACCCTCGGCCGCTTTTTTAAGTTTGGCAATTACCCCTTCCACATTAACCTGCTGGTCCTGCCCGCTCACTATTTCGTTCTTTAAGAGCTGCAGGTTATCCAAAGCTTCCAGCAATAAATTAACAATTTCTGTGGAAACCGCCAGGTCCCTATGGCGCAAACGGTCTAACACATTTTCCATGGCATGGGTCAGATGCGCCATTTTATCAAAACCCATAGAAGCAGAAGAGCCTTTTAAGGTGTGCGCAGCCCGGAAAATCTTATTGAGCAGTTCCATGTTCTCCTTATCCTGCTCCAATAAGATGATGGATTCGTCCAGTATTTGTATTTGTTCTTCCGCTTCATCCAAGAAAATGCCCAGGTACTGGGAAATATCAAAATCAGATGTCATTCTCCAAACCCCCTGCTATTCAACCCTAGCTGCGGCCTCTGCAAAGCTCTGCTGCTGCAATTCCTTTTGTTCCTTTTCATGCAGCACTTTATCCAAATCCAATAAGATTATTAACTGTTCCTGCCATTTG
This region of Zhaonella formicivorans genomic DNA includes:
- a CDS encoding chemotaxis protein CheA — translated: MTSDFDISQYLGIFLDEAEEQIQILDESIILLEQDKENMELLNKIFRAAHTLKGSSASMGFDKMAHLTHAMENVLDRLRHRDLAVSTEIVNLLLEALDNLQLLKNEIVSGQDQQVNVEGVIAKLKKAAEGVVIETLPAEPVSPAVDKRATEIQTEQVKVSALELDDIEKNVINSAEVKGYHIWHVAVKLAEDCLMKAPRAYIVFNNLKDAGEVIKTIPSIQEIEEEKFDRTFELVLISREDADTVANIIKSVSEIDSVAVVPVVTEQENKAADPVISEKSAVGSTGGKKAFQGSAAAAKVTQTVRVDVQRLENLMNLVGELVIDRTRLLDVGQGLKNKLGNQDMVETMEEVSVHIGRITTDLQEEIMKARMFPIEQVFNRFPRMVRDLAQKAGKEVDFIVEGRETELDRTVIEEIGDPLIHLLRNSIDHGIESPEERKALGKPVQGTVRLNAFHRENQIIITVEDDGRGIDADKLRRKAVEKGLISPDTAARLSEREAINLIFLPGFSTAKTISDVSGRGVGMDIVRNHIEKINGIIDIETVQGKGTRFTIKLPLTLAINRSLLVYLDESVFAFPLSSVVEIINVERKNIQRVQKRDVVLVRGEVLPLVKLRQVLHGGGAQGELPDKFPVVVCGISEKRVGLVVDALLGEQEIVIKSLGEYIGQVAGLAGATIMGDGRVALILDVRGLIGQTGVESYAFAG